One Anaerolineae bacterium genomic region harbors:
- a CDS encoding ABC transporter permease: MATVETESKKERRTLSLTRWVPWGRIGLPLVIVLMGVFFGAINPNFWTMTNLTNVARQVSILALISVGETFAILSAGIDLSVGSLLAIVSVICAQTMLEYGVAAGILAG; this comes from the coding sequence ATGGCCACTGTAGAGACCGAGAGCAAAAAAGAGCGTCGCACACTGTCCCTGACCCGATGGGTGCCGTGGGGGCGCATTGGCTTGCCGTTGGTGATCGTCTTGATGGGCGTGTTCTTTGGAGCCATCAACCCGAATTTCTGGACCATGACCAACCTGACCAACGTGGCCCGGCAGGTGTCCATCCTGGCGTTGATCTCCGTGGGGGAGACCTTCGCCATTTTGAGCGCCGGCATTGACCTGTCGGTCGGCTCCTTGCTGGCCATTGTCAGCGTCATCTGTGCCCAGACGATGCTGGAGTATGGGGTGGCCGCCGGCATCCTGGCCGGCA